The proteins below are encoded in one region of Corynebacterium felinum:
- a CDS encoding carbohydrate ABC transporter permease, producing MKHRGQESEFGIGSAWRDGDALTKLSLVIFGLGNLAKKQYFKGVMLLGIEVAVIAWFATIGVAKIQALPELGGQGGQTRVKVDGFWTYVNSEPSVVVLLNGIAAICAALVFVWFATVALRSAFKAQVQVENHGKARSFVQDLKALTDTDAPILFMSLPTAGILIFTILPLIFMITMAFTSFDSKNPTNFQWVGLENFGKVLGNDTGVVNLNMFLGVLAWTLVWAFFATFLNYFLGMFLAMLINRRTTRGKAFWRAIFSLSVAVPQFVSLLVLRSMLQPQGALNRLLQDYGLTDHALPFFTDPTWARVTVIVINLWIGIPYTVMQVTGILQNIPGELYEAARLDGASWWQIYRSVTMPYMLFVMTPYLITTFTANVNNFNVIYMLSGGAPTPVGASAGQTDLLITWLYKLTVDRGDYNIGAVIGILTFIVLSSVALVTYRRSGSYRNEEGFQ from the coding sequence ATGAAGCACCGCGGCCAAGAATCCGAATTTGGGATTGGGTCAGCGTGGCGTGATGGCGACGCGCTTACTAAACTCTCGCTTGTTATTTTCGGCCTCGGCAATCTAGCGAAGAAACAGTACTTCAAAGGTGTGATGCTTTTAGGCATTGAGGTCGCGGTGATCGCGTGGTTTGCCACCATTGGTGTTGCCAAGATCCAAGCGTTGCCGGAACTTGGGGGTCAGGGGGGTCAGACTCGTGTGAAGGTGGACGGGTTTTGGACCTATGTGAATTCTGAACCTTCTGTGGTGGTTTTGCTCAACGGCATTGCCGCGATTTGTGCTGCCTTGGTGTTTGTCTGGTTTGCTACTGTGGCGCTGCGCAGTGCTTTCAAGGCGCAGGTGCAGGTGGAAAATCATGGCAAGGCGCGTAGTTTTGTGCAGGATCTCAAGGCGTTGACTGATACTGACGCCCCGATTCTGTTTATGTCCTTGCCTACCGCAGGCATTCTTATCTTTACTATTTTGCCGCTGATCTTCATGATCACCATGGCGTTTACCAGCTTCGATTCGAAAAACCCCACTAATTTCCAGTGGGTTGGTTTGGAGAATTTCGGCAAGGTGTTGGGTAATGACACGGGCGTGGTCAACCTCAACATGTTCCTTGGGGTGTTGGCGTGGACGCTGGTGTGGGCGTTTTTTGCCACCTTCCTGAACTACTTCCTGGGCATGTTCCTTGCCATGCTGATTAATCGTCGCACCACCCGCGGTAAGGCGTTTTGGCGTGCGATTTTCTCCCTGTCGGTGGCGGTTCCGCAGTTCGTGTCGTTGCTGGTGCTGCGTTCGATGCTGCAGCCGCAGGGCGCGTTGAACCGCTTGTTGCAGGATTATGGTTTGACCGATCATGCGTTGCCGTTTTTCACTGACCCTACGTGGGCGCGTGTGACGGTGATTGTGATTAATCTGTGGATCGGTATTCCGTACACGGTGATGCAGGTGACGGGTATTTTGCAGAATATTCCGGGTGAGCTGTATGAGGCTGCGCGTCTCGACGGCGCCAGCTGGTGGCAGATTTACCGCAGCGTCACCATGCCGTACATGTTGTTCGTGATGACCCCCTACCTGATCACCACGTTTACGGCGAATGTGAATAACTTTAACGTGATCTACATGCTTTCCGGGGGTGCGCCCACACCGGTGGGTGCGTCGGCGGGTCAAACCGACTTGCTGATTACGTGGCTGTACAAACTGACAGTGGACCGTGGCGATTACAACATTGGTGCGGTGATCGGTATTTTGACCTTCATCGTGCTTTCCAGCGTGGCGTTGGTGACGTACCGTCGTTCCGGTTCTTACCGCAATGAGGAGGGATTCCAGTGA
- a CDS encoding extracellular solute-binding protein has product MMNKRKAFAAIMATVLGSAGLVACSGGDADKAADGSAKASGDVSLTVWTSQEDQTNSDAWLQTMQKKFEEANPDLKISWKNSVVSAADAATTVGQDPAAAADVYLFANDQLGALHSAQAIGALSDDGAKQLAEQAETALANSVVGPDGDSYGLPYEPNTWFMYYNKSKLSADDVKSFDTMLEKAKVSFPLSNSWYMAGFYAGAGTTFFGKEGLDEKAGIQAGDKAADVTKYLVDVAKNKNFVNDADGSGLGGLANGSVDVVFSGAWDAQAAEEALGENYAVASLPTFKLGGEDVQITAFSGSKAVAYNPNSKNQVVAAKFAAFLASSDSQKVHYEKNGVIPADKTLASDAEISKDPVAVALFETVSKASVLQPTFKAMSEFWEPAENFGKAIVNGEVTEDNAAEKTEAWFKSYAN; this is encoded by the coding sequence TTGATGAACAAGCGTAAGGCTTTCGCTGCGATTATGGCCACTGTCTTGGGTTCTGCCGGTTTGGTGGCATGCTCTGGTGGCGATGCTGACAAGGCTGCTGACGGTTCCGCGAAGGCATCGGGCGATGTAAGTTTGACTGTGTGGACTTCTCAGGAAGACCAGACAAATTCGGACGCTTGGTTGCAGACCATGCAGAAGAAGTTTGAGGAAGCTAATCCTGATCTGAAGATCTCGTGGAAGAACTCTGTGGTCTCTGCTGCTGATGCTGCTACCACTGTGGGCCAGGATCCTGCTGCCGCTGCTGATGTGTACCTTTTCGCGAACGATCAGTTGGGTGCGCTGCACTCCGCGCAGGCAATTGGTGCTTTGTCTGATGATGGCGCAAAGCAGCTTGCTGAGCAGGCTGAAACTGCTCTGGCTAACTCTGTGGTTGGCCCAGATGGTGATTCTTATGGTTTGCCTTATGAGCCAAACACCTGGTTCATGTACTACAACAAGTCCAAGCTGAGCGCTGATGATGTCAAGAGCTTCGACACCATGTTGGAGAAAGCAAAGGTTTCCTTCCCGCTGTCGAACTCCTGGTACATGGCTGGTTTCTACGCTGGCGCTGGCACTACCTTCTTCGGCAAGGAAGGCTTGGATGAGAAGGCTGGTATTCAGGCTGGCGATAAGGCTGCAGATGTGACCAAGTACTTGGTTGATGTGGCTAAGAACAAGAACTTCGTCAACGATGCTGATGGCTCCGGCTTGGGTGGCCTTGCGAATGGTTCTGTCGACGTTGTGTTCTCCGGCGCGTGGGATGCCCAGGCTGCTGAGGAGGCTTTGGGTGAGAACTATGCTGTTGCGTCTCTGCCTACCTTCAAGCTGGGTGGTGAAGATGTTCAGATTACAGCCTTCTCCGGTTCGAAGGCTGTAGCCTACAACCCGAACTCGAAGAACCAGGTTGTGGCTGCGAAGTTCGCTGCATTCCTTGCTTCTTCTGATTCTCAGAAGGTGCATTATGAGAAGAATGGTGTGATTCCTGCCGATAAGACTCTGGCGTCCGATGCAGAGATTTCGAAGGATCCTGTGGCTGTTGCTTTGTTTGAGACTGTCTCTAAGGCTTCTGTCTTGCAGCCAACCTTTAAGGCGATGTCTGAGTTCTGGGAGCCAGCTGAGAACTTTGGTAAGGCCATTGTTAACGGTGAGGTGACCGAGGACAATGCTGCTGAGAAGACTGAAGCATGGTTTAAGTCTTACGCTAACTAG
- the fusA gene encoding elongation factor G, with amino-acid sequence MAHIDAGKTTTTERILFYTGINRKVGETHDGASTTDWMEQEKERGITITSAAVTCFWNNNQINIIDTPGHVDFTVEVERSLRVLDGAVAVFDGKEGVEPQSEQVWRQAAKYDVPRICFVNKMDKLGADFYFTVQTIIDRLGAKPLVLQLPIGAEDDFDGVVDLINMRAITWRGKVETGAEPTYEEIPADLQDKAEEYREKLLEAVAESDEELMEKYFGGEELTVEEIKAAIRKMTVNSEIYPVLCGTAYRNKGVQPLLDAVIDYLPNPLDIGEVVGHAVGDESTKVVRKPSIDEPFAALAFKIAVHPFFGKLTFVRVYSGVVEPGTQVANSTKGKKERIGKLFQMHANKENPVDEASAGNIYAFIGLKDTTTGDTLCDSNNQIILESMDFPDPVIKVSIEPKTKSDQEKLGVAIQKLAEEDPTFTVELDEESGQTVIGGMGELHLDVLVDRMRREFKVEANVGNPQVAYRETIRKAVEKIEYTHKKQTGGSGQFAKVIIALEPYAPEADELEEGQSAIYAFENAVTGGRVPKEYIPSVDAGIQDAMQYGYLAGFPLVNIKATLLDGAYHEVDSSEMAFKLAGSQALKEGVAKAKPVLLEPVMAVEVITPEEYMGDVIGDINSRRGQIASMDDRAGAKVVKARVPLSEMFGYVGDLRSKTQGRANYSMIFDSYAEVPTNVATEIIAERTGN; translated from the coding sequence ATGGCCCACATCGATGCTGGTAAGACCACCACCACCGAGCGTATCCTCTTCTACACCGGCATCAACCGTAAGGTCGGCGAGACCCACGACGGTGCATCCACCACCGACTGGATGGAGCAGGAGAAGGAACGCGGCATCACCATTACGTCCGCTGCCGTGACCTGTTTCTGGAACAACAACCAGATCAACATCATCGACACCCCAGGTCACGTTGACTTCACCGTTGAGGTTGAGCGTTCCCTGCGTGTTCTCGACGGCGCAGTTGCTGTTTTCGACGGCAAGGAAGGCGTTGAGCCACAGTCCGAGCAGGTGTGGCGTCAGGCTGCAAAGTACGACGTTCCTCGTATCTGCTTCGTGAACAAGATGGACAAGCTCGGTGCTGACTTCTACTTCACCGTTCAGACCATCATCGACCGCCTGGGCGCTAAGCCTTTGGTTCTGCAGCTGCCAATCGGCGCTGAGGACGACTTCGACGGCGTTGTCGACCTGATCAACATGCGTGCTATCACCTGGCGCGGCAAGGTTGAGACCGGTGCTGAGCCAACCTACGAAGAGATCCCAGCTGACCTTCAGGACAAGGCTGAGGAGTATCGCGAGAAGCTTCTCGAGGCTGTTGCTGAGTCTGACGAAGAGCTCATGGAGAAGTACTTCGGTGGCGAAGAGCTCACCGTTGAGGAAATCAAGGCAGCCATCCGCAAGATGACCGTCAACTCCGAGATCTACCCAGTTCTGTGTGGTACCGCATACCGCAACAAGGGTGTTCAGCCGCTTCTCGACGCCGTCATCGACTACCTGCCAAACCCACTGGACATCGGTGAAGTTGTTGGCCACGCAGTTGGCGACGAGTCCACCAAGGTTGTGCGTAAGCCTTCCATCGACGAGCCTTTCGCAGCACTTGCCTTCAAGATCGCGGTTCACCCATTCTTCGGTAAGCTGACCTTCGTTCGCGTGTACTCCGGTGTTGTTGAGCCTGGTACCCAGGTTGCTAACTCCACCAAGGGTAAGAAGGAGCGCATCGGTAAGCTGTTCCAGATGCACGCCAACAAGGAGAACCCTGTTGACGAAGCATCCGCAGGTAACATCTACGCCTTCATTGGTCTGAAGGACACCACCACCGGTGATACCCTTTGTGATTCCAACAACCAGATCATCCTGGAGTCCATGGACTTCCCAGATCCTGTGATTAAGGTTTCCATTGAGCCTAAGACCAAGTCTGACCAGGAGAAGCTGGGCGTTGCTATCCAGAAGCTCGCTGAAGAGGACCCAACCTTCACCGTTGAGCTGGACGAAGAGTCCGGCCAGACCGTGATCGGCGGCATGGGCGAGCTGCACCTGGACGTTCTTGTTGACCGTATGCGTCGCGAGTTCAAGGTTGAGGCTAACGTTGGTAACCCACAGGTTGCTTACCGTGAGACCATCCGTAAGGCTGTTGAGAAGATCGAGTACACCCACAAGAAGCAGACCGGTGGTTCCGGTCAGTTCGCTAAGGTGATCATCGCTCTGGAGCCTTACGCTCCTGAGGCTGATGAGCTCGAAGAGGGCCAGTCCGCAATCTACGCATTCGAGAACGCTGTTACCGGTGGTCGTGTTCCTAAGGAATACATCCCATCTGTTGACGCTGGTATCCAGGATGCAATGCAGTACGGCTACCTCGCAGGCTTCCCACTGGTGAACATCAAGGCAACCCTGCTCGATGGTGCTTACCACGAGGTTGACTCCTCCGAAATGGCCTTCAAGTTGGCTGGTTCCCAGGCACTGAAGGAAGGCGTTGCTAAGGCAAAGCCAGTTCTTCTGGAGCCTGTGATGGCTGTTGAGGTTATCACCCCTGAGGAGTACATGGGCGACGTTATCGGCGATATTAACTCTCGCCGTGGCCAGATCGCTTCCATGGATGATCGTGCTGGTGCAAAGGTCGTTAAGGCTCGCGTTCCACTGTCTGAGATGTTCGGTTACGTTGGTGACCTGCGTTCGAAGACTCAGGGCCGCGCTAACTACTCCATGATCTTCGATTCCTACGCTGAGGTTCCTACCAACGTAGCTACCGAGATCATCGCTGAGCGTACCGGTAACTAA
- the rpsG gene encoding 30S ribosomal protein S7 encodes MRKNAAPKRPVVKDPVYGSEVVTQLVNKVLLDGKKSVAERIVYGALEKCQEKTGTDPVLTLEKALGNIKPEFEVRSRRVGGATYQVPVEVRAARANTLALRWLVTFTRQRRENTMIDRLANEILDAANGLGASVKRREDTHKMAEANRAFAHYRW; translated from the coding sequence ATGCGTAAGAATGCAGCTCCAAAGCGCCCAGTAGTAAAAGACCCAGTTTACGGTTCCGAGGTTGTTACTCAGCTCGTGAACAAGGTTCTGCTTGACGGCAAGAAGTCCGTTGCAGAGCGCATTGTTTACGGTGCACTTGAGAAGTGCCAGGAGAAGACCGGCACCGATCCAGTTCTGACCCTTGAGAAGGCTCTGGGCAACATCAAGCCTGAGTTCGAGGTTCGTTCCCGCCGTGTTGGTGGCGCTACCTACCAGGTTCCAGTTGAGGTTCGCGCAGCACGCGCAAACACCCTGGCTCTGCGTTGGTTGGTTACCTTCACCCGCCAGCGTCGCGAAAACACCATGATCGATCGTCTTGCTAACGAGATCCTGGATGCGGCTAACGGCCTTGGCGCTTCCGTGAAGCGTCGCGAGGATACCCACAAGATGGCAGAGGCCAACCGCGCCTTCGCTCATTACCGCTGGTAA
- a CDS encoding DDE-type integrase/transposase/recombinase: protein MNAFIQAIDATQPTPHRLRRKDVMLTDQERTLICKQLDATPEVPIQQVYYQQWDHGQVLASLSSYYRMSKTPTCVSRGPKTTAVRVSKTPRTTPPQLVATKPYQTLVWDITTLPLLTRGHNTYLHCVVDLYSRAIVGWGIDDQPNTTVAEEIFTQIIATATKQGHQVEMIHSDNGTSMKSRKMQQFCQTHGIVRSHSRPRISDDNPHVESSFATLKNDPTYPKVFEDKNHARNWIRTWVDYYNTTRAHSALEFFTPHQILTNTWKGTWAIRNSAKQRLYEQNPTRFRHQRPRVRTPEPEVYFNLTNTPEHQGNTTLINELMQ from the coding sequence ATGAACGCCTTCATCCAGGCTATCGACGCAACACAACCCACCCCGCATCGGTTGCGGCGTAAAGACGTGATGCTCACAGACCAGGAACGTACACTGATCTGCAAACAACTTGATGCCACACCAGAAGTACCCATCCAACAGGTGTACTACCAGCAGTGGGATCACGGGCAGGTCTTGGCAAGTTTAAGCAGCTACTACCGTATGTCAAAGACACCTACGTGTGTCAGCCGTGGACCTAAAACCACCGCTGTGCGTGTGAGTAAAACACCGCGGACAACCCCGCCACAGCTTGTTGCGACCAAACCGTATCAAACCCTGGTGTGGGATATCACCACACTGCCACTACTTACACGAGGGCACAATACGTATCTGCACTGTGTTGTGGACCTGTATTCACGCGCCATCGTCGGATGGGGTATTGATGACCAGCCCAACACCACTGTCGCCGAAGAAATCTTCACCCAGATCATCGCCACTGCTACCAAACAAGGCCATCAGGTTGAAATGATCCATTCCGATAACGGGACTTCAATGAAATCAAGAAAAATGCAGCAATTCTGCCAAACCCATGGCATTGTTCGATCACATTCACGCCCACGCATCAGTGACGATAACCCCCACGTGGAATCATCCTTTGCCACCTTGAAAAACGATCCCACCTACCCGAAAGTTTTCGAGGATAAAAACCACGCCCGAAACTGGATACGCACCTGGGTAGACTACTACAACACCACACGCGCGCATTCAGCACTCGAGTTTTTCACCCCACACCAAATACTAACCAACACCTGGAAAGGAACCTGGGCAATACGCAACTCCGCCAAACAACGGCTCTACGAACAAAACCCCACACGATTTAGACACCAACGCCCACGCGTACGCACGCCTGAACCTGAGGTCTACTTCAATCTCACCAACACCCCCGAGCACCAAGGAAACACAACCCTCATCAACGAATTAATGCAATAA
- the rpsL gene encoding 30S ribosomal protein S12, with amino-acid sequence MPTIQQLVRKGRHDKTAKVKTAALKGSPQRRGVCTRVYTTTPKKPNSALRKVARVRLTSGIEVSAYIPGEGHNLQEHSMVLVRGGRVKDLPGVRYKIIRGALDTQGVKDRKQARSRYGAKKEK; translated from the coding sequence ATGCCAACTATTCAGCAGCTGGTCCGTAAGGGCCGCCACGATAAGACTGCAAAGGTGAAGACCGCAGCGCTGAAGGGTTCCCCACAGCGTCGTGGCGTGTGCACCCGTGTGTACACCACCACCCCTAAGAAGCCTAACTCTGCACTGCGTAAGGTCGCTCGTGTGCGCCTGACCTCCGGCATTGAGGTTTCCGCATACATCCCAGGTGAGGGCCACAACCTCCAGGAGCACTCCATGGTGTTGGTTCGCGGTGGTCGTGTGAAGGACCTCCCAGGTGTTCGTTACAAGATCATCCGCGGTGCGCTTGACACCCAGGGTGTTAAGGATCGCAAGCAGGCTCGTTCCCGCTACGGCGCAAAGAAGGAGAAGTAA
- a CDS encoding sugar ABC transporter permease: protein MHDQRASRRIADVATHIFLSVLAFIWVLPIIWIVAASFNKNTAPYSATFFPTEYTVNNYVALFTERDVLDFPRMFANTFIIAVFTCIISVFFVLIVSFSLSRMRFRFRKIYMNMALILGMFPGIMAVVAIYFILKALGLTNGAVTNIALIIVYSAGSGMGFYIMKGYMDTIPKSLDEAAYLDGCTRWQVFRLIILPISKPMIVYQAIIGFLTPWLDFVLAKAIARTQDNYTVALGLWKMLEKEYIHDWFARFAAGAVCVSIPIVILFIVMQRYYQESMAGSVKG, encoded by the coding sequence TTGCACGATCAGCGCGCTTCGCGCCGGATTGCCGATGTGGCTACGCATATTTTCTTGAGCGTGTTGGCTTTTATTTGGGTGCTGCCCATTATTTGGATTGTGGCGGCATCGTTTAATAAGAACACGGCACCGTATTCGGCAACGTTTTTCCCCACGGAATACACGGTTAATAATTACGTGGCGCTGTTTACGGAGCGCGATGTGCTGGATTTCCCCCGCATGTTTGCAAACACCTTCATCATTGCGGTATTTACCTGCATAATTTCGGTGTTCTTCGTACTCATTGTGTCGTTTAGCCTTTCGCGTATGCGCTTCCGCTTCCGCAAAATTTATATGAATATGGCCCTAATTTTGGGCATGTTCCCCGGCATTATGGCCGTGGTGGCGATCTACTTCATTTTGAAGGCGCTGGGCTTAACTAATGGTGCGGTGACCAATATCGCGCTGATCATTGTGTATTCGGCGGGTTCCGGTATGGGCTTTTATATTATGAAGGGCTATATGGATACCATTCCAAAGTCTTTGGATGAGGCCGCATATTTGGATGGTTGTACCCGCTGGCAGGTTTTCCGCCTCATTATTCTTCCCATTAGCAAGCCGATGATTGTGTACCAGGCAATTATTGGGTTCCTCACCCCGTGGCTGGACTTCGTTTTGGCCAAAGCTATTGCGCGTACCCAGGATAATTACACGGTTGCTTTGGGTCTGTGGAAAATGCTGGAAAAAGAGTACATTCATGATTGGTTTGCCCGTTTCGCCGCCGGTGCGGTGTGTGTTTCCATCCCGATTGTGATTCTGTTTATTGTGATGCAGCGTTATTATCAGGAGTCGATGGCTGGCTCCGTGAAGGGTTAG
- a CDS encoding HNH endonuclease signature motif containing protein — protein sequence MSYTAWTTAQRSGAALLLELRRDNIPAENLERDAGIDYNRAKHLVWLAKQFELTHLKLAKHYQLSTDQLDAINKYVNRAHSGVDKQALREEFIRKAPECVLRDLRGWMAQRVTQENGGVDKRMPPARFNLGTTPDAHGRIHFSGWLMQAQAHMLRNRLNNDARSLQATNPDLTRIDALGQAAINRLLTGTPNTTPTHEPCFILPLDADTTYFADGTIATSDGALINIHNLINEKIADYGYTIAWGLNEQGHPTPVAAARIQHTTPWQKYLAAIEHLTCVHPHCDHAAITSQGHHITAWSHGGPTTYDNLAPLCQYHNRRNSDNPNNNTNGRIEKDPETGIPGLRASPNQPLEHRSHRKSMSIWATGYYLGR from the coding sequence ATGAGCTACACGGCATGGACAACAGCACAACGCAGCGGGGCCGCCCTGCTGCTTGAGCTGCGCCGTGACAACATCCCCGCAGAAAACCTCGAACGCGACGCCGGCATCGACTACAACCGCGCCAAACACCTCGTCTGGCTCGCCAAACAATTCGAACTCACCCACCTCAAACTCGCCAAACACTACCAACTCAGCACCGACCAACTCGACGCCATCAACAAATACGTCAACCGCGCCCACAGCGGCGTCGACAAGCAAGCACTGCGCGAAGAATTCATCCGCAAAGCACCAGAATGCGTACTACGCGACCTCCGCGGCTGGATGGCGCAACGAGTCACCCAAGAAAACGGCGGCGTCGACAAGCGCATGCCCCCAGCACGCTTCAACCTCGGCACAACCCCCGACGCCCACGGACGCATCCACTTCTCAGGCTGGCTCATGCAAGCCCAAGCCCACATGCTCCGCAACCGCCTCAACAACGACGCACGCAGCCTCCAAGCCACCAACCCCGACCTGACACGCATCGACGCACTAGGCCAAGCCGCAATCAACCGCCTCCTCACAGGAACCCCGAACACCACCCCCACCCACGAACCCTGCTTCATCCTCCCCCTCGACGCCGACACCACCTACTTCGCCGACGGCACTATCGCCACCAGCGACGGCGCACTCATCAACATCCACAACCTCATCAACGAAAAAATCGCCGACTACGGCTACACCATCGCCTGGGGCCTCAACGAACAAGGACACCCCACACCCGTCGCAGCCGCACGCATCCAACACACCACCCCCTGGCAAAAATACCTCGCCGCCATCGAACACCTCACCTGCGTCCACCCACACTGCGACCACGCCGCCATCACCAGCCAAGGACACCACATCACCGCATGGTCCCACGGCGGCCCCACCACCTACGACAACCTCGCACCACTCTGCCAATACCACAACCGCAGAAACAGCGACAACCCCAACAACAACACCAACGGACGCATAGAAAAAGACCCCGAAACCGGAATACCTGGCCTCAGGGCCTCCCCCAACCAACCCCTCGAACACCGCAG
- a CDS encoding alpha-amylase family glycosyl hydrolase: MTQSHSMKTPEWLNTAVFYQIYPQSFYDSNGDGIGDLNGITEKLDHLTYLGINAIWLNPIYHSPFKDAGYDITDHTRIAARYGTETDLTTLIDACHQRNIKITLDLVPGHTSEQHPWFIHSTTNPDCDRYIWTDHWFGDADGLPYIAGETPRNGNYIINFFKCQPALNYGFGRRRHAWQKPSTSQGAETNRQAIADIMKHWLDKGIDGFRVDMADSLVKHDPDKKETIRTWHNIFNRIRPHHPNAAYIAEWGNPAQSLKAGFHTDFYLDWPGNGYNLLVRDKHPYFAPNSPHTTQDFINLYLPHYNATRDKGHFSLISGNHDTTRLAHHLDETSQHLYYTFQLTMPGVPFIYYGDEIAMTWHNLPTHEGGYTRTGSRTPMQWTTNTNAGFSTNPNTYLPTYTNTNVETHRNNPHSLLNHIRTLIHHRHTQPGLHAHQPLTFIPTPNPRIMAYRRGEGIEVYINVSTQNTTLPSGGTTLIHTYGGATLTDNQLTLPPMSAAILKPTQESYPHK, translated from the coding sequence ATGACACAATCCCACAGCATGAAAACCCCTGAGTGGCTCAACACAGCAGTCTTCTACCAGATCTACCCACAATCCTTCTACGACAGCAACGGCGACGGCATCGGCGACCTCAACGGCATCACCGAAAAACTCGACCACCTCACCTACCTCGGCATCAACGCCATCTGGCTCAACCCCATCTACCACTCCCCCTTCAAAGACGCCGGCTACGACATCACCGACCACACCCGCATTGCCGCCCGCTACGGCACCGAAACAGACCTTACAACGCTTATCGACGCCTGCCACCAACGCAACATCAAAATCACCCTCGACCTCGTCCCCGGCCACACCAGCGAACAACACCCCTGGTTCATCCACTCCACCACCAACCCCGACTGCGACCGCTACATCTGGACCGACCACTGGTTCGGCGACGCCGACGGACTACCCTACATCGCCGGGGAAACCCCACGCAACGGCAACTACATCATCAACTTCTTCAAATGCCAACCCGCACTCAACTACGGCTTCGGACGACGTCGACACGCATGGCAAAAACCCAGCACCTCTCAGGGGGCAGAAACCAACCGCCAAGCCATCGCCGACATCATGAAACACTGGCTCGACAAGGGCATCGACGGATTCCGCGTCGACATGGCCGACTCACTCGTCAAACACGACCCCGACAAAAAAGAAACCATCCGCACCTGGCACAACATCTTCAACCGCATCCGCCCCCACCACCCCAACGCCGCCTACATCGCCGAATGGGGCAACCCCGCCCAATCCCTCAAAGCCGGCTTCCACACCGACTTCTACCTCGACTGGCCCGGCAACGGCTACAACCTCCTCGTCCGCGACAAACACCCCTACTTCGCACCCAACTCACCCCACACCACCCAAGACTTCATCAACCTCTACCTCCCCCACTACAACGCCACCCGCGACAAAGGACACTTCAGCCTCATCAGCGGCAACCACGACACCACCCGCCTAGCCCACCACCTAGACGAAACCAGCCAACACCTCTACTACACATTCCAACTCACCATGCCAGGCGTCCCCTTCATCTACTACGGCGACGAAATCGCCATGACCTGGCACAACCTCCCCACCCACGAAGGCGGCTACACACGCACCGGCTCCCGCACCCCCATGCAATGGACCACCAACACCAACGCCGGATTCAGCACCAACCCCAACACATACCTACCCACCTACACCAACACCAACGTAGAAACCCACCGCAACAACCCCCACTCCCTCCTCAACCACATCCGCACACTCATCCACCACCGACACACCCAACCCGGACTCCACGCACACCAACCCCTCACCTTCATCCCCACCCCCAACCCACGCATCATGGCATACCGGCGCGGCGAAGGCATCGAAGTGTACATCAACGTCTCCACCCAAAACACCACACTCCCCTCAGGGGGCACAACACTCATCCACACCTACGGCGGAGCAACCCTTACAGACAACCAGCTCACCCTCCCACCCATGAGCGCAGCAATCCTTAAGCCCACACAAGAAAGTTATCCACACAAGTGA